The Gymnogyps californianus isolate 813 chromosome 15, ASM1813914v2, whole genome shotgun sequence genome includes the window TTCTCAAGGCCAGTTGTACCTTACATGCAAGCATTCTTACTCATCTGAACGTAAGTTTTCCACTCCCCATGTTAAGACCTGAGGTCATTAACAATAAATTCCAGTATCCTAACAGCACAAAGTGGTTGATGAGAGCAGTTCACTAACGGTGGACTTCATATGATTTTAAAGTATCATCTTTACTGCTTTGGGGGGAAGAGCGGAAGCGCTCTTTAAGAAACGGGAAAACGATAACGGTATGGTAGTTTCAGCCTTTATCTCTGCAGACCCTGACTCACACCATTAGGTTTATCCTAACCTTCAGTTGAAAAAAAAGCTAGctcaatattttgaaaaaacactATAGTTCACTAAGTCTAGCATACTTGCTACAGATTGATTAAACAAGCAAGTACTACTTCAGGGAACTATGACCAGTCATTAAGCCTCAGACTCAACACATAAAAGGGCAAGTTCCTTGTTTTCTATTCTTGGGCCAACAAGGGATGGTAGTAGCTTAGTAAAGCATCCATTTACATTCAGCACCATATTTTGTATTAGCTGTCAGAAGTGTCAGTCAAGAGCTAAACAAAAATTTGTTACCATTACTCTTGTGCCAAAGGTAGTTTACAGTGACTAGATTTTGCAGACAGCTTTGCAGTAAACTTAACTTACTTTCAGCTATGAAGGCttgctgcagtaaaaaaaaaaaaaaaaagaggcagcaaaTTATATCCTCAGAAGTTGACAGTttgaggggaagaagaaatgaagccaATTTTGGTCACATCCAATGAACAATTACCAGcaaacagactgaaaattaCCCTATTTCTTCTCATAAACAAATTTAcaaattttattctaaaatttttctttaagttataTTGCATTGTCACATGAGACCACAACCTAGCTGTTAAGTCTCACACCCTCAGAATCCACACCAAAGAATGCCTGCCGTAGTAGACTCTGCATGCCTacagcagaaaggaggaagTAGGTTAGCACATGAGGAGTGCTAAAGTTACAGAGCGACGGTACCAAAGCAATCCTGAGAATGAGAACAAGTATTCTTGTTCAAGTATTTTGGATACAAAGTTTATTCTTGAAGTTTAACAACTTGACTAAAAGACATCTATTTAAACAACACTGCATCTTCCCTAGTATTTATCAACTATGCCAAATTACAGCCGCATACACAATCCTGCTCTGTGGAGCTTCTATCAGTTACTCATTACGTAGCAAGAGAGATACTCTCAGACTGCAGAAATATAGTAACCCATCTGAAGTACTATGCATGTCCAAAAGACATGACGAGCATAAATGGCAGACTATATATATGTGAAGTAACAAAAAACGTGTAATAGTTTATTCTcaatagatcttttttttctaaagcacttACAATAAAGGAGAAACAAGACTTGCAAAGACTATGTTTGTACATACATGCGTGTGGGAAGtgataaataaaacacacagaCTATTTATACAAGTATATTATCCCTGCCCCATATTCCCTCAgagtggctttaaaaaaaaaaaaaaaaaaaaaaaaaaaaacaaccaaccaaaaaaaccccaaacccaacaaaacagtGGGGAGGCCTGCCTCATCATTACTGGCTCCCAAAGGTGCTGCCTACAACTGTGGCCACCTAACTGTCCTCCATATGCACTCAGTCCCACCAAGTCTTCAGtagatacttaaaaaataacattgagTGAAGCCTTAAATTAAATCCAAGATGCACTACCCATCcctgtgtttccttttcactAGGATCCTATAACAGACATTTTTGACATAGCTTGCATGTGAAGTCTCATAAAACGCCATTTTTCAAACTTGGCACTCTCCTGGAGACTTGTTCTTCTGTCCAGAACAGTAACTCCACATTTTCATCTTGGTCGTTATTTCAATAGTTGTCAGTGccaaaagcatttgtttaaagTGTTTTGCTCCCCTAAAGATTATAAATCAGCCATCCATTTTTAATGGTGGGAAAATTTTAAGATtaagcctaaaaaaaaaaaagagtactttTCAGCTCACAAATGATCACCTTTCCTAACCAATGCAAACTTCATTCTGCTAAAGCTTGTAGCTTTCTGTACTTTTTAACCTATTCTTTTGGAAGgcctagtttttaaaaaatgctgcatattTCCTACAGCAATCACAGAAGCTCTCTTCTATCGTTCAGGCACAAGTGCTTCTAGGTACACCCACTACTGGACAGAAGTTACTCCTATACTGATGAATGGGACTTGTCACCTAATTCAGTCTCCTCTATCACTGGTCTCATGAAATCATTATGCCTCATCACTACTACTCAGTTAGCCTTTAGGGGAAAGGATTCTATGTTGGGCTAGAACCAGGATGAGAGTCACGGTCTAACTGAAGGAGTCTTCACACTTTATTGCTGTGCGATGCTATTAAAAGCTCCGCTATCCTATTAACCATGAAGTTACTGTTTTGTTCAAGTTCAGCACAAGCTAGGCATCTCCACAGGATACAGCCATGAAGGTAAGAAAATTCCCCGATCATTCCTAAAAACATTTGCATGTAATACTATAAGTAACAGACAGCTGTAGGCAATACCACAGCTTTCAAGCTGATACGCAAAGACACTTACCAGTAAATTGTGTAAGCCTCTGCTTGAGCTGGGTCTTGAATATTTGGTTCATTTAGAAGTTCTTGTATTCCTAACAAGATCTGTGGAAGAAGGAATAGAACAGGCATGGATATTATTAAGAgacattcaattaaaaaacccttaGAAACCAACTGTGAACATCTTATATTCACATCAGATAagcaagcaaaggaaataaaagggcTAAGAATATGTCTAAGTACAATTAATGACCTGTTTAATTGTGATTGCTGGCCTCCAGTCCTTATCCTCCTCTAAGATGGAGAGACACACTGTGCCTGAAGGATACACGTTTGGGTGGAATAATGGTGGTTCAAATTTACctgatgaagaaaagagaattactTGCATGTAGTGCTAAGACTAAGATCAGAGAGTTGGTTTagatcagtggaaaaaaaaccacactggCCAAAGGCACGCCCACCactatccccccccccccccccgccccgccccccaaaaaccaaacccccgCACAGATTTCTGGCGCTATTAATACTGGTTTTCTTCTTGGCTCAGCCTGCACCTAAAGCAGGAACTCCATCACATTTGTGGTATCAATCCAGGTAATGTAACACTGTCATTCTGACCAGTAATCTTTTGGTTTAGGAATGGAAACTGACAAAATAGTTTGTAGTAACTTTGTCATAAAGACCTTTTTAAACCAATCCTGTCTTTACAGCCTCACATACTACTATATAAAGGAAAGATACTGTGCTTCActcatctcttctctcctcactttaaaatactgaaagttCCATACAAAGAAGATCAAGtttctagcatttttttcagtttcactttATGTATAATCCAGATGCACTGAACAAGAGGAAGCAAGTTTAAGTTGCAAGACTGACTGAAGGAGTAGGTTTGTGCAGCTCTCCTTCTGCCACTCAATCTACATTCTGGCAGTTCTTTAATCTTTACAAGACTTAAATGCAACAGCCACCATCTTGAGTAATGTAATGAACACTTGTTTAGCAATATATGAAATATCTACATGTTAGTGCAGTTTTCTAATCCATCTGACATCACAAGTAAGTCTTGCTTATGAGCTGCTCAATGAAGTTCAGTAGGAACTCAGAAGCTGCATTGGTAAGAAGTCTTACCAGTCACATATACGTCTTATTTTAAGGCATGACAGTTCATTTAACACTTGCAGGATGTGCTAGCTGGTATTTCTCAAGATATTCAGgttaaatattttctagttAAAAGACATGTTTCCTGTTGTGTCACATGTATTTAGGTGGTAAAAAACACAAGGAGTAGCCAAGATAACCAATACAGCTGAAACACTAAAATGGAATGAGAAATGAACCGCTGTCAAAAGAGCCATTTCTAATCCCTGTCACTGATTAGAGATGGTAGCCAATTGAAGAACCAAGAAACTAGGCAAGGCAATAGATACTTTCAGGTTTCTGAAGTAGGTAAGTTTGAGATGGGATAAGGAAAATTCAAAAACTTAACAAGGAAACCAGGTATCTGAAGATATCTGTTGTACATAGTATCAGAAAAAGAATAGATCCATGTTTTAGAGCAGGTTGATGAAAAGGTTAAAGTTgatggaacttttttttttttaattactttttttaagttcttgCCTTCCGAATTCTTCGCTTATAAGACCAACCTAACAGTAAGAACACACAAAGGGATTTGGTCTAACCATGCCTATTAGTTTCCAAAGAGCGCTGATCAAGTAGTGAACACTTCAAGTGGTGCTTTTGTCAAATTTTGAGGAAACCCATACAGCaatccccctcccctcccaatTTTCTTATATTGAGCACTTAACTCATTTCATCACAACTTTCTAAACGCAAAGTGgtgggtggggaaaaaaagaaaaaagcaactttcctttaaaaaaaaaaaatctgtaagtaATAACCATTCATAGAACCTCATGGACTAGCTTAACATTCTTCTAATAAACCTGTGGTTTTTGGTCATTTTACTTACATTTTGGGGGCGAAGAAGGGTAGTCATCCTTGAAAAGCATCCGTAGTTTAAATAAGCCTCCTTCCCATGGTGTCTATAAAAAGTTAAGGTAGAGTTTAGATTACAGCAAGGAAAAGTCAAACTTGTGGAAAAAAGCTGATCAAGAATACAGTTTCTCAGGCAAAGCACAAGACATCCTTCTGCTACACAGTAGAAAATAGCTGTCCTAACACTGTAGCGTGCTGTCTAGACTGAGACAAGTTGTCCTACCTATATAAGGAGTTGAAAGAAAACCCTGCTTTTCCACTTCATTACAGCTAGTCAGTGTTGCCGAGTCATCAATAGTTGCGATCATCGCCAATAATTCCATATACAAGTAAAATTTTCATAGCACACAGAAGAACAGAATATTTCTAAAGTTTTACATGATACACACACAATGAGGAAGGGGCCATTATACCCCACTTAAAATAAGTCTGAGAAGATAGGATATGGATACACCCCTTAAGTACATGGATGTAAATTGCTTCTATTTTGCCTCATGAGAATGTGGCTAAGAAAACCACaagtgaacaaaaaaatttcaacagTACTGTAGTACTGCTACAGTTAATATGAGGTTCACTAGTCTAAACTAACCCTGTCTGCACTTGGTAGCACATCGTCTCACAGATTCCATCTTTTTGTGTAACAGAAATTCTAAGAAGCTTTTTATCCCCATCAGAAACTGGGAAGAGCATTGACAAGAGCAGCTCCTATGCTATAGGAGCAGACCAAATAAGACAGCACTACTCAAAAGGGTCATATAAACATGGAAAAACATCTAGCAAAGGACAAAAACCCTGTCTCAAATATATACTTCCTTGTCATCTTActtagaaataaggaaaaaagcccaTCTTCTGACAAACTGATTTCAGGTAAGAAGtgtagaaatacagaaaagtttattatatatgtaaaattCAGACCACTTCTCTGTAACTTGCCCTTGCTATGGAAACACTGCAATGAAAGTGTTGGGttcattctttaaaacaaacgGGAGTAAAGATGGTCTCACATCTTATCAGCATAAATGATCAAATCTTATCCCCAGGGACAGACAGGTATGTTTGAAGACCACCTTAGGAGGAAATCCCTAATTCTTTCCTACCTGAATTATGTGATTtttagcagaaggaaaaagaaaaaatgaaaa containing:
- the UBE2I gene encoding SUMO-conjugating enzyme UBC9 isoform X3; the encoded protein is MPQDLKRGTLNMSGIALSRLAQERKAWRKDHPFGFVAVPTKNPDGTMNLMNWECAIPGKKGTPWEGGLFKLRMLFKDDYPSSPPKCKFEPPLFHPNVYPSGTVCLSILEEDKDWRPAITIKQILLGIQELLNEPNIQDPAQAEAYTIYCKPS
- the UBE2I gene encoding SUMO-conjugating enzyme UBC9 isoform X2, whose protein sequence is MSGIALSRLAQERKAWRKDHPFGFVAVPTKNPDGTMNLMNWECAIPGKKGTPWEGGLFKLRMLFKDDYPSSPPKCKFEPPLFHPNVYPSGTVCLSILEEDKDWRPAITIKQILLGIQELLNEPNIQDPAQAEAYTIYCQNRVEYEKRVRAQAKKFAPS
- the UBE2I gene encoding SUMO-conjugating enzyme UBC9 isoform X1; amino-acid sequence: MPQDLKRGTLNMSGIALSRLAQERKAWRKDHPFGFVAVPTKNPDGTMNLMNWECAIPGKKGTPWEGGLFKLRMLFKDDYPSSPPKCKFEPPLFHPNVYPSGTVCLSILEEDKDWRPAITIKQILLGIQELLNEPNIQDPAQAEAYTIYCQNRVEYEKRVRAQAKKFAPS